From Ochotona princeps isolate mOchPri1 chromosome X, mOchPri1.hap1, whole genome shotgun sequence, one genomic window encodes:
- the LOC131478506 gene encoding glycosyltransferase-like domain-containing protein 1: MSVLIIEAFYGGSHKQLVDLLLEELPDCVLYTLPAKKWHWRARTSALYFSQNVPISEHYRILFASSVLNLTELVALRPDLGKLRKILYFHENQLVYPVKKCKERDFQYGYNQILSCLVADVVVFNSVFNMESFLNSIGRFMKLIPDHRPRDLEGIIRPKCQVIYFPTRFPDVSSPLEIHLINQQKVAQVLWPMHSHVSAGRSYKLWAPGMTKPQLLGLFRFMPKHKRAHLQKMLSLKENGDTPPSMGPRFQRQPRESGNTQKNVKSQDDVQPGLQVAQEEMLGNSLVQETGLAKSNSSATSSSHLGETMRNLTLTPCLILGEVDDQQRPLHIVWPHRWEHDKDPESFFKVLMHLKDLELNFHVSVLGETYTDVPDIFSEAKKALGSSVLHWGYLPSKEDYFQALCMADVVISTAKHEFFGVAM; this comes from the coding sequence ATGAGTGTTCTTATCATTGAAGCGTTCTATGGAGGCTCCCACAAACAGCTGGTAGATCTGCTCCTGGAAGAGTTACCAGACTGTGTCCTCTACACCCTTCCTGCCAAGAAATGGCATTGGAGAGCAAGGACATCAGCTTTATACTTCTCTCAGAATGTTCCCATCAGTGAACATTACAGGATCCTTTTTGCAAGCTCAGTGCTTAACCTGACGGAACTGGTTGCCCTTCGGCCTGACCTTGGAAAATTGAGAAAGATTCTGTATTTCCATGAGAACCAATTGGTATACCCTGTCAAGAAATGTAAGGAGAGGGATTTCCAGTATGGATACAACCAGATTCTTTCATGCCTCGTGGCTGATGTGGTGGTGTTCAACTCAGTGTTTAATATGGAGTCATTTCTGAATTCCATTGGAAGATTTATGAAGCTGATTCCTGACCACAGACCCAGGGATCTGGAAGGCATCATTAGGCCCAAGTGCCAGGTTATTTACTTTCCCACCAGGTTTCCTGATGTGAGCAGCCCCCTGGAAATACACCTGATAAACcagcaaaaggtggcccaagtactttggcctaTGCACTCACATGTGAGTGCTGGAAGAAGCTACAAACTCTGGGCTCCAGGCATGACCAAGCCCCAGCTATTGGGGCTTTTCAGATTCATGCCCAAGCACAAAAGAGCCCATCTGCAGAAGATGCTCAGCCTTAAAGAAAATGGTGATACCCCTCCATCCATGGGCCCTCGTTTCCAGAGACAGCCAAGAGAGTCTGGGAATACACAGAAGAATGTAAAATCACAGGATGATGTACAGCCTGGCCTGCAGGTTGCACAAGAGGAAATGCTAGGTAACTCATTGGTGCAGGAGACAGGCTTGGCAAAGTCCAACTCATCAGCTACTTCAAGCTCTCATCTTGGAGAAACTATGCGAAATCTGACTCTTACTCCCTGTCTCATTTTGGGTGAAGTTGATGACCAACAAAGACCATTGCACATTGTCTGGCCTCATAGGTGGGAGCACGATAAAGATCCAGAgagtttttttaaagtattaatgcATCTTAAGGATTTAGAACTGAATTTCCACGTTTCTGTCCTTGGAGAAACATACACAGATGTCCCAGATATATTTTCAGAGGCCAAAAAGGCACTGGGATCTTCCGTCTTACACTGGGGCTACTTACCCAGCAAAGAGGACTATTTCCAAGCACTGTGCATGGCTGATGTTGTCATCTCAACAGCTAAGCATGAATTCTTTGGAGTGGCAATGTAA